From the Malus domestica chromosome 17, GDT2T_hap1 genome, one window contains:
- the LOC108169493 gene encoding uncharacterized protein: MRSDHLFSIVKDPWETIRNYVKRFKTEKAKIVGCNEDISMATFRNGLFTEHHLFGKLIIGEELTLAALYALVEKHALWDEAKQSNKDESEEKHMERSLTKEDLAPETFTKFTVPIGQILRKLKNEPWFELPQPMKGNLTKLDHTKNCAFHQGPGHTTNGCLKWKQYLKKLTNEGQCDEYLNKSTKRPTQAGEVSITP, translated from the coding sequence ATGAGATCCGACCATCTCTTCAGCATCGTAAAAGACCCTTGGGAGACAATTCGTAATTATGTCAAGAGATTCAAAACGGAGAAGGCCAAGATTGTTGGTTGCAATGAAGACATATCAATGGCAACATTCAGAAATGGACTTTTTACCGAACATCATTTATTTGGAAAACTGATCATAGGAGAAGAACTGACCCTAGCAGCTTTGTACGCTTTAGTAGAAAAACATGCACTATGGGATGAGGCCAAGCAGTCTAACAAAGATGAGTCGGAAGAGAAGCACATGGAACGTTCCCTAACCAAAGAAGACTTAGCGCCTGAAACATTCACCAAATTCACAGTTCCAATCGGCCAAATTCTCCGCAAGCTCAAGAACGAACCTTGGTTCGAACTGCCACAACCCATGAAAGGCAATCTTACCAAGCTGGATCATACAAAGAATTGCGCATTTCATCAAGGACCAGGCCACACTACCAACGGCTGCCTGAAGTGGAAGCAGTATCTTAAGAAGCTTACAAATGAGGGCCAATGCGACGAGTATCTTAACAAGTCAACAAAAAGGCCTACACAAGCAGGGGAAGTCTCTATCACCCCTTAA